A single window of Leptolyngbya ohadii IS1 DNA harbors:
- a CDS encoding serine/threonine-protein kinase, with the protein MQLPISAGTVLQNRYRVLSILGQGGFGRTYLAEDQGRFNERCALKEFIAPHGSDYTLSKSKELFQREAAILYQISHPQIPQFRATFEENARLFLVQDYVDGKTYRTLLNDRRTMGVAFSESEVLQLILNLLPVLAHIHGKGIIHRDIAPDNIILRQSDGLPVLIDFGVVKEIVTRVQALEQASETISPTTVGKLGYAPIEQMQTGRAYPSSDLYALAVTAVVLLTGREPQELFDDRTLAWNWQPFATVTPGFAQVVNRMLSYRPGDR; encoded by the coding sequence ATGCAGCTCCCGATTTCGGCTGGAACCGTTTTGCAAAATCGCTATCGCGTCCTCAGCATCCTGGGTCAGGGTGGATTTGGGCGTACCTATCTGGCAGAAGACCAGGGGCGGTTTAACGAACGCTGCGCCCTCAAAGAATTTATTGCCCCCCACGGCAGCGACTATACCCTCAGCAAATCGAAAGAGCTGTTCCAGCGGGAAGCCGCCATTCTCTATCAGATCAGCCATCCTCAGATTCCCCAGTTCCGCGCCACCTTCGAGGAAAATGCCCGCCTGTTTCTTGTTCAGGACTACGTAGACGGCAAAACCTACCGCACCCTGCTCAACGATCGCCGCACGATGGGCGTTGCTTTCTCCGAATCAGAAGTCCTCCAGCTCATTTTGAACCTGCTGCCTGTCCTGGCTCATATCCACGGCAAAGGCATCATTCACCGGGACATCGCCCCCGACAATATTATTCTGCGCCAGTCCGATGGTCTGCCCGTGCTGATCGATTTTGGCGTTGTGAAGGAGATCGTCACCCGCGTTCAGGCACTCGAACAAGCCTCTGAAACCATCTCCCCCACGACCGTCGGCAAACTCGGCTACGCCCCGATCGAACAAATGCAGACCGGACGTGCCTATCCCAGCAGCGATCTCTATGCCCTGGCAGTCACCGCCGTTGTGCTGCTCACCGGACGCGAACCCCAGGAACTCTTCGACGATCGCACCCTTGCCTGGAACTGGCAACCCTTCGCCACCGTGACTCCTGGCTTTGCCCAGGTGGTTAACCGGATGCTGAGCTACCGTCCTGGCGATCGTTAG
- a CDS encoding DUF4332 domain-containing protein → MTIPSPSRPRRTGDWAIDQLPGLSDENRSHLQAQGIETTRQLFQQTRTPKLRQELASRLQIHIQHVNKWAALADLSRVPAIGCQYCGLLLHAGISSVRQLAETPLPRMHRLMLRLQVAYLRRQDLCPSIEQIATWIEQAKQIVRQDSL, encoded by the coding sequence ATGACGATTCCTTCTCCTTCTCGCCCTCGCCGCACAGGGGATTGGGCGATCGATCAGCTTCCCGGTCTGAGTGACGAAAATCGATCGCATCTGCAAGCCCAGGGGATTGAAACCACCCGCCAGCTTTTTCAGCAAACCCGCACGCCTAAACTGCGGCAGGAACTCGCTTCCCGGCTGCAAATTCACATCCAGCACGTCAACAAGTGGGCAGCCCTGGCGGATCTGTCTCGCGTTCCGGCGATCGGCTGTCAGTATTGCGGCTTACTGCTCCATGCGGGCATTAGTTCCGTCCGTCAGCTTGCGGAAACGCCCCTCCCCCGGATGCACCGTCTGATGCTGCGGTTACAGGTTGCCTATCTGCGGCGACAGGATCTTTGCCCCTCGATCGAGCAGATTGCTACCTGGATCGAGCAGGCAAAGCAAATTGTCAGGCAGGATAGCCTTTAG
- a CDS encoding superoxide dismutase: MAYELAPLPYDYKALEPHISSGTLEFHHDKHHAAYVNNYNKMAAEQGMADKTIEEVIKASFNGDAAKSQSGLFNNAAQAWNHTFYWNCMKPGGGGAPTGALLDKINADFGSYDAFKEQFVTAGTTQFGSGWAWLVLDNGTLKITKTPDGVTPLAMGQTPLLTMDVWEHAYYLDYQNRRPDYEKAFVENLINWDFVAQNLAAAA; the protein is encoded by the coding sequence ATGGCTTACGAACTGGCTCCCCTTCCTTACGACTACAAAGCCCTGGAACCCCATATCTCTTCCGGTACCCTGGAGTTCCACCACGACAAGCACCACGCTGCCTATGTGAACAACTACAACAAGATGGCAGCCGAGCAGGGCATGGCAGATAAGACGATCGAAGAGGTGATCAAAGCGTCCTTCAATGGTGATGCGGCTAAGAGCCAGAGCGGTCTATTTAACAATGCCGCACAAGCCTGGAACCACACCTTCTACTGGAACTGCATGAAGCCCGGTGGTGGTGGCGCTCCCACAGGCGCACTGCTGGACAAAATCAACGCCGACTTTGGCAGCTACGACGCCTTCAAAGAGCAGTTCGTGACTGCTGGAACGACCCAGTTTGGTAGCGGTTGGGCTTGGCTAGTGCTGGACAACGGCACGCTGAAAATCACCAAGACTCCCGATGGGGTTACGCCGCTGGCAATGGGGCAGACTCCGCTGCTGACGATGGATGTATGGGAACACGCCTACTATCTGGACTACCAGAATCGCCGTCCCGACTATGAGAAGGCGTTTGTAGAAAACCTGATCAACTGGGATTTCGTGGCGCAAAATCTGGCAGCAGCGGCTTAG
- the secD gene encoding protein translocase subunit SecD: MGRQRSILAFIFVLAIAAIVVLTQVPMRLGLDLQGGSQITLQVKTTEAVPQITPEKLDGVKRVVENRINGLGVSEAVVQTVGENQLLVQLPGVSDPAQAERVLGGTAQLDFREQRKGTEAQLAVEYQVLQGLRQEQATLAQGTDQAAIEKNKEAIDRSNQAIAGLFDKTNFTGDSLRNAYPQPLNQAGNSWEVVLVFNDQGAEQFAQLTKNVAGTGRSLGIFLDEKLLSAPVVDARYAETGITGGQASISGNFDTQSASDLAVQLRGGALPVPVEVVENRTVGATLGQDSIQSSIYAGVAGLMLVLIFMVIYYRLPGLIADIALVLYALFTLAIFNLLGVTLTLPGIAGFILSIGMAVDANVLIFERTREELKAGKTLYRSVESGFYRAFSSILDSNVTTLIACAALFWLGAGLVRGFALTLALGVAVSMFTALTCSRTLLMMALSIPSLRKPNWYCPGLSASRPLQAEKTS, from the coding sequence ATGGGCAGACAACGTTCGATTCTCGCATTTATTTTTGTGCTGGCAATCGCCGCGATCGTCGTCCTGACGCAAGTGCCGATGCGTTTAGGTCTAGACTTGCAGGGCGGTTCGCAGATTACGCTTCAGGTGAAAACCACCGAGGCTGTGCCGCAAATCACGCCGGAAAAATTGGATGGCGTCAAGCGCGTCGTCGAAAACCGGATTAACGGTCTGGGCGTGTCCGAAGCCGTGGTGCAAACGGTGGGCGAAAACCAGCTTCTCGTGCAGCTTCCGGGCGTCAGCGATCCGGCACAGGCAGAAAGGGTTCTGGGCGGCACCGCTCAGCTCGATTTCCGAGAACAGCGCAAGGGCACCGAGGCACAGCTTGCCGTTGAGTATCAGGTCTTGCAGGGCTTGCGTCAAGAGCAGGCAACCCTGGCGCAGGGCACTGATCAGGCAGCAATTGAGAAAAACAAGGAAGCGATCGATCGCAGCAATCAGGCGATCGCCGGACTCTTTGATAAAACGAACTTTACGGGCGACAGCTTAAGAAATGCCTACCCGCAGCCGCTCAACCAGGCGGGCAATTCCTGGGAAGTGGTACTGGTGTTTAACGATCAGGGCGCGGAACAGTTTGCCCAGCTCACCAAGAACGTAGCGGGAACGGGACGCAGCCTGGGAATTTTCCTGGATGAAAAATTGCTGAGTGCCCCGGTGGTAGATGCCCGCTATGCAGAGACCGGAATTACGGGTGGACAAGCCAGCATCAGCGGCAACTTTGATACGCAGTCTGCCAGCGATCTGGCGGTTCAGCTTCGCGGCGGCGCATTGCCCGTTCCTGTGGAAGTTGTGGAAAACCGGACGGTGGGCGCAACCCTGGGACAGGACAGCATTCAGAGCAGTATCTACGCCGGAGTTGCCGGACTGATGCTGGTGCTGATCTTCATGGTGATCTATTACCGTCTTCCCGGACTGATCGCCGATATTGCTTTGGTTCTCTATGCCCTGTTTACGCTGGCAATCTTTAACCTGCTGGGCGTGACCCTCACTCTGCCGGGAATTGCCGGATTTATCCTCAGTATCGGTATGGCGGTAGACGCGAACGTGCTGATTTTTGAGCGGACTCGTGAGGAGCTGAAGGCAGGCAAAACCTTGTATCGATCGGTGGAATCAGGCTTCTATCGCGCTTTCTCCAGCATTCTGGACAGTAACGTAACAACCCTGATTGCCTGTGCTGCCCTGTTCTGGTTGGGAGCCGGACTGGTTCGTGGTTTTGCCCTCACTCTGGCGCTGGGTGTAGCGGTGAGTATGTTCACGGCGCTGACTTGTAGCCGCACCCTGCTGATGATGGCGCTCAGCATTCCCAGCCTGCGGAAGCCCAACTGGTACTGCCCCGGACTCTCCGCCTCTCGTCCTCTTCAAGCCGAAAAAACGTCATGA
- the secF gene encoding protein translocase subunit SecF yields MTLKVIQQRSIWWAISGAVILAGLIAMLISWQQLGAPLRPSLDFVGGTRLQLELDCSQPNSCAEPIDPAKVRQVLEAQNLANSSVQIVGQDQHTVSLRTSFLSPDQRAQLQDALSKEFGAFDPAKTQIDTVGPTIGRQLFTSGLLALVISFVGIMVYVGFRFQPDFAVFAVVALFHDVLITVGVFAILGLLFGVEVDSLFIVALLTIVGFSVNDTVVIYDRIRETTQIDGDRSINEIVDDAVNQTLARSINTTLTALLPLTAIFFLGGDTLKYFALALIIGFLAGAYSSIFIASTLLAWWRVRSEKTLPATPIEG; encoded by the coding sequence ATGACACTGAAAGTCATCCAACAGCGATCGATCTGGTGGGCAATTTCCGGAGCCGTTATTCTGGCGGGATTGATTGCTATGCTCATCTCCTGGCAGCAGTTGGGCGCACCCCTGCGTCCCAGTCTCGACTTTGTGGGCGGTACTCGCTTGCAGCTAGAACTAGACTGTAGCCAGCCGAATTCCTGTGCTGAACCGATCGATCCGGCAAAGGTGCGTCAGGTGCTAGAGGCACAAAATCTGGCGAACAGCAGCGTGCAAATTGTGGGACAGGATCAACACACGGTTTCCCTGCGAACTTCTTTCCTCAGTCCCGATCAGCGTGCCCAGCTTCAGGATGCCCTCTCAAAGGAATTCGGGGCGTTTGACCCCGCAAAAACCCAGATCGATACGGTAGGTCCAACGATCGGACGACAGCTCTTTACCTCCGGACTCCTGGCGCTGGTGATCTCGTTTGTCGGCATCATGGTCTATGTGGGCTTCCGATTCCAGCCAGATTTTGCCGTGTTCGCCGTTGTGGCGCTGTTCCATGACGTGCTGATTACGGTCGGCGTGTTTGCCATCCTGGGTCTGCTGTTTGGGGTAGAGGTAGACAGCTTGTTTATCGTGGCGCTCCTGACGATCGTGGGATTTTCGGTGAACGATACGGTGGTGATCTACGACCGCATCCGGGAAACGACGCAGATTGACGGCGATCGATCGATTAATGAGATTGTGGACGATGCGGTGAACCAAACCCTGGCACGATCGATTAACACAACGCTGACTGCCCTGCTGCCCCTGACGGCAATCTTTTTCCTGGGCGGCGATACCCTGAAGTATTTTGCGCTGGCGCTGATTATTGGCTTCCTTGCCGGAGCCTATTCCAGTATCTTTATTGCCAGTACGCTGCTTGCCTGGTGGCGAGTCCGCAGTGAAAAAACGCTGCCTGCGACGCCGATCGAAGGCTAG
- a CDS encoding Uma2 family endonuclease yields MPKKPINTEQRVVLQDVSWDQYEHLLKELGANRQTRLTFCRGKLEMMHPIEAHERCSKLIESLLIVLGEEKQFPLTTIAPVVLKHPEYGYATETDTGYYLQENAPQKRRSAILIPSDPPPDILVEVSLTKSAIEKLPLYATLGIPEVWRYFTVAGDDVLKGNLRIYHLENGDYVEHSHSLGLPFLPADRIQQFLEQSDSMSLAAALRVLRSWAEELPD; encoded by the coding sequence ATGCCCAAAAAACCAATCAATACAGAACAGCGGGTCGTCCTGCAAGACGTGAGCTGGGATCAGTACGAACATCTGCTCAAGGAACTCGGCGCAAATCGGCAAACGCGGCTTACCTTCTGTCGCGGCAAGCTGGAAATGATGCACCCGATCGAGGCGCATGAGCGATGCAGCAAGCTGATCGAGTCGCTGCTGATTGTCCTGGGAGAAGAAAAGCAGTTTCCCCTGACGACGATCGCCCCGGTGGTGCTGAAGCATCCGGAATACGGCTATGCCACGGAAACGGATACGGGCTATTACCTCCAGGAAAACGCGCCCCAGAAGCGCCGATCCGCAATTCTAATTCCCAGCGATCCGCCGCCGGATATTCTGGTGGAAGTTTCTTTGACGAAAAGCGCGATCGAAAAACTGCCCCTTTATGCAACATTGGGCATCCCGGAAGTCTGGCGCTACTTCACCGTTGCTGGAGATGACGTGCTGAAGGGCAATCTCCGCATATATCACCTGGAGAACGGAGACTACGTAGAGCATTCCCACAGCCTCGGTTTGCCCTTCCTTCCCGCCGATCGGATTCAGCAGTTTTTAGAGCAAAGTGATTCCATGAGTCTGGCGGCGGCGCTGCGCGTTTTGCGATCGTGGGCGGAGGAGCTTCCAGATTAG
- a CDS encoding RMD1 family protein yields the protein MEKQLFVDKETLKARTIFLGESLELKALETTDFLGKLPLVLPAGEYGCAVFFRYGVVTLFGLSPVEEASFLNSLKPFVGQPFPKPETEEAVLQLDPTGGGRVENGVIWVQEFSVERMQIVSEVLAKSVVLAHYESGTARIFDQLEPLADGLQRTTKDERWGKELLRQLGRTLSIQHKMVGRVEITDKPDLLWDAPELERMYLRLEDEYEIRERHQALERKLDLITQTAETVLDLLQHNTGLRVEWYVVILIVVEVLLSVYDVLLH from the coding sequence ATGGAGAAACAACTTTTCGTCGATAAGGAAACGCTCAAGGCGCGAACCATCTTCCTGGGCGAAAGCCTCGAACTCAAAGCGCTGGAAACCACTGACTTCCTGGGCAAACTGCCGCTGGTGCTTCCGGCGGGGGAGTATGGGTGTGCGGTGTTCTTTCGCTACGGTGTCGTAACCCTGTTTGGACTCAGCCCCGTCGAGGAAGCCTCTTTCCTGAACAGCCTGAAGCCCTTTGTGGGTCAGCCTTTCCCGAAGCCAGAAACCGAGGAAGCCGTTTTGCAGCTTGACCCCACGGGAGGCGGTCGCGTTGAGAATGGCGTGATCTGGGTGCAGGAATTCAGCGTAGAGCGGATGCAGATTGTGTCGGAGGTGCTGGCAAAGAGTGTGGTGCTGGCGCATTACGAGTCTGGAACCGCCCGAATTTTCGACCAGCTTGAACCTCTGGCAGATGGACTTCAGCGCACCACAAAAGATGAACGCTGGGGCAAAGAACTCCTCCGGCAACTGGGCAGAACCCTCTCGATTCAGCACAAGATGGTCGGACGGGTGGAAATTACCGATAAGCCCGATCTCCTCTGGGATGCCCCAGAACTGGAGCGCATGTATCTCCGCTTGGAAGATGAATACGAAATCCGCGAACGCCATCAAGCACTCGAACGCAAGCTTGACCTGATCACCCAAACCGCCGAAACAGTGCTGGATCTGCTTCAGCACAATACGGGTTTACGGGTGGAGTGGTACGTGGTGATTCTCATCGTCGTGGAAGTGCTGCTGTCGGTCTACGATGTGCTTCTACATTAG
- a CDS encoding ArnT family glycosyltransferase has translation MKVEPPKATLPWKLQASHAWIFALVWIGLATGIAFWLHLGSIGLVDETEPLFAEAARQMKITGDWITPYFNGNTRFDKPPLVYWIMAIAYQTVGVNEWSARFPSALAGTFLAVFGFYTLRRFGFSRPGSAIAAQEAVAAEKPIPSEIDRQLWIAALVGSAAMVLNPQTIVWGRTGVSDMLLSGCIGGCLLAFFCGYAQPNRPKMQDRWYLAAYVLSALAVLTKGPVGIVIPGMIVLAFLFYTGNLWTVLRELKLIRGALIFVAITLPWYILVTLANGDAFINSFFGYHNIERFTQVVNRHSAPWYFYFLVVPIAFMPWSIHLPAAFAQLRFWKRSAWQQQPRASHLGIFALIWFAVVFVFFTIAVTKLPSYTIPLLPACAILVALFWSDQMTHASVGSKKFAWISHWVNILVLFALAWATYYSPNWLGNDPELPNLPNLIREAGVEIWGGVAWAVAAIGGIILLLRRQGRWLWVANLVGFVAFVLLTLMPAAALMDVERQLPLRDLSQTIVQVQQPNEPLVMIGFGKPSIVFYTDRYVNFIPDPDDVIPDLQDLMTANPAPPSILVLGRDVKLREAKLRPRQYELIKEAGIYQLVRIRPNALRQ, from the coding sequence ATGAAAGTAGAGCCACCCAAAGCGACATTACCGTGGAAGTTGCAGGCAAGTCACGCCTGGATATTTGCCCTTGTATGGATTGGTTTAGCTACGGGAATCGCGTTCTGGCTGCATCTGGGCAGTATTGGCTTGGTGGACGAAACCGAACCGCTGTTTGCGGAAGCCGCCCGCCAAATGAAGATAACTGGCGATTGGATTACGCCCTACTTTAACGGCAATACCCGCTTTGATAAGCCGCCCCTCGTTTACTGGATTATGGCGATCGCCTATCAGACGGTAGGCGTGAATGAATGGTCGGCTCGCTTTCCCTCGGCGCTGGCAGGCACGTTCTTAGCGGTGTTTGGCTTTTATACCCTGCGTCGGTTTGGGTTTTCCCGTCCCGGAAGCGCGATCGCGGCACAGGAAGCAGTAGCCGCCGAGAAGCCGATTCCGTCAGAGATTGACCGTCAGCTCTGGATTGCGGCACTGGTGGGTTCGGCCGCGATGGTGTTAAATCCACAAACGATCGTCTGGGGCAGAACGGGAGTCTCGGATATGCTGCTGAGCGGCTGTATCGGTGGGTGTCTGCTGGCGTTTTTCTGCGGCTATGCCCAGCCCAATCGCCCCAAAATGCAGGATCGCTGGTATCTTGCCGCCTACGTGCTGAGTGCGCTAGCAGTCCTTACCAAAGGTCCGGTGGGCATTGTAATTCCCGGAATGATTGTGCTGGCATTTCTCTTTTACACGGGCAATTTGTGGACGGTGCTGCGAGAACTGAAGCTAATCCGGGGGGCGCTAATTTTCGTCGCGATTACGCTGCCCTGGTACATTCTGGTGACGCTGGCAAACGGGGATGCCTTTATTAATTCTTTCTTCGGCTACCACAACATCGAGCGATTTACCCAGGTGGTGAACCGCCACTCGGCTCCCTGGTATTTCTATTTTCTGGTGGTGCCGATCGCCTTTATGCCCTGGTCGATCCATTTGCCCGCCGCCTTTGCCCAACTTCGGTTCTGGAAACGATCGGCATGGCAGCAGCAGCCTCGCGCCAGTCATTTGGGAATTTTTGCGCTGATTTGGTTTGCGGTCGTATTTGTGTTCTTTACGATCGCCGTGACCAAACTTCCCAGCTACACGATTCCCCTGTTGCCTGCCTGTGCCATTCTGGTTGCGCTGTTTTGGAGTGATCAGATGACCCATGCAAGCGTGGGCAGCAAGAAATTTGCCTGGATCAGCCATTGGGTGAATATTCTCGTGCTGTTTGCTCTGGCATGGGCAACCTACTACAGTCCTAACTGGCTGGGAAATGATCCCGAACTGCCAAACCTACCGAATCTCATTCGTGAGGCAGGTGTCGAAATCTGGGGTGGAGTAGCCTGGGCAGTCGCGGCGATCGGGGGCATTATTTTGCTGCTGCGTCGTCAGGGACGGTGGCTCTGGGTGGCAAATTTGGTGGGCTTTGTTGCTTTTGTGCTGCTGACGCTGATGCCCGCCGCTGCGCTAATGGATGTCGAACGGCAGTTACCGCTACGCGACTTGTCCCAAACAATTGTGCAGGTGCAGCAGCCCAACGAACCGCTCGTGATGATTGGATTTGGCAAACCTTCGATCGTCTTTTATACCGATCGCTATGTCAACTTTATCCCCGACCCGGATGACGTCATCCCCGACCTGCAAGACCTCATGACTGCCAATCCTGCGCCGCCGAGCATCCTGGTTCTAGGACGGGACGTGAAGCTGCGCGAAGCCAAACTGCGTCCTCGACAGTATGAGCTAATTAAAGAAGCAGGCATTTATCAACTGGTGAGAATTCGCCCCAATGCTCTAAGGCAGTAG
- a CDS encoding type 1 glutamine amidotransferase: MTDKLTEPGLTQIGTDPTGQKTPIDRPFLLVIRHEPCTSLGLLEAAAQRNCRSIRYWEIAAGESLPAQEIDRFSHLVILGGRMGAYEDAQYPFLHAEFRFVEAAIERGIPTLGICLGSQVLARVLGGKAYPGNAGRETGWCEVELTEAAKDDRLLGEFPSRFNVFQFHQDTFELPPGTVHLAKSATYPHQAFRYQNHVWALQFHLEFDERLLNQCANLLNGELQRSSGLSLKQLFAQAQQYDRSVGLLADRLMQRFLSLPVE, from the coding sequence ATGACGGACAAATTGACTGAACCTGGATTGACCCAAATCGGAACCGATCCCACCGGACAAAAAACACCGATCGATCGCCCCTTTCTGCTGGTGATTCGCCATGAGCCCTGCACGTCTCTAGGTTTGCTAGAAGCAGCGGCACAGCGGAATTGCAGATCGATTCGCTATTGGGAAATTGCAGCAGGAGAAAGCCTGCCCGCGCAAGAAATCGATCGCTTCTCCCATCTGGTAATTTTGGGCGGCAGGATGGGTGCCTACGAAGACGCGCAGTATCCCTTCTTGCACGCAGAATTTCGCTTTGTCGAGGCGGCGATCGAGCGGGGAATTCCAACGCTGGGGATCTGTCTGGGATCGCAGGTGTTAGCCCGTGTGCTGGGAGGAAAGGCGTATCCGGGGAATGCTGGGCGGGAGACGGGCTGGTGTGAGGTGGAATTGACCGAGGCGGCAAAGGACGATCGATTGCTGGGAGAGTTTCCCTCCCGATTTAACGTCTTTCAGTTTCACCAGGACACCTTTGAGTTGCCGCCGGGAACGGTGCATCTGGCAAAAAGCGCCACCTATCCCCACCAAGCCTTTCGTTACCAGAACCACGTCTGGGCACTTCAGTTTCATCTAGAGTTTGATGAACGGCTGCTCAACCAATGCGCCAATCTGCTGAATGGAGAACTTCAGCGCAGTTCTGGTCTATCCCTCAAGCAGCTTTTTGCCCAGGCACAGCAATACGATCGCTCAGTGGGGTTATTAGCCGATCGATTGATGCAGCGCTTTCTGAGTTTGCCAGTGGAGTAA
- the rdgB gene encoding RdgB/HAM1 family non-canonical purine NTP pyrophosphatase, protein MTLLVVATSNPGKLKEMQAYLTDPDLPWELSLKPAELDVEETGTTFLENACLKASQVAKALGQWSIADDSGLSVDLLNGAPGIYSARYADTDAARIARLLGELENQPNRGAQFVCAIALARPDGSIALQTEGICAGEITDAPRGAGGFGYDPIFYVPEVGMTFAEMPPEVKHHISHRGKAFEALLPQLQKIRPD, encoded by the coding sequence ATGACCCTTCTTGTTGTTGCCACCAGTAATCCCGGTAAGCTGAAAGAAATGCAGGCATATCTCACCGATCCCGACCTGCCGTGGGAATTAAGCCTGAAGCCCGCAGAATTAGACGTTGAGGAAACGGGAACTACCTTTCTTGAAAATGCCTGCTTGAAAGCTTCGCAGGTGGCAAAGGCGCTAGGTCAATGGTCGATCGCCGATGATTCAGGTCTGAGCGTGGATCTCTTGAACGGTGCGCCGGGAATCTACTCGGCTCGCTATGCCGATACGGATGCGGCTCGGATTGCGCGGCTGCTGGGAGAACTGGAAAATCAGCCAAATCGGGGGGCACAGTTTGTTTGTGCGATCGCCTTAGCCCGTCCGGATGGATCGATCGCCCTGCAAACGGAAGGAATTTGTGCCGGAGAAATTACAGATGCGCCGCGTGGAGCAGGCGGGTTTGGCTATGACCCAATCTTTTATGTGCCGGAAGTTGGCATGACTTTCGCTGAGATGCCCCCGGAGGTTAAGCACCACATCAGCCACCGGGGGAAAGCATTTGAGGCATTACTGCCCCAGCTTCAGAAGATTCGTCCTGACTGA
- a CDS encoding P-II family nitrogen regulator, whose translation MKKVEAIIRPFKLDEVKIALVNAGIVGMTVSEVRGFGRQKGQTERYRGSEYTVEFLQKLKVEIVVEDDQLDMVVDKIISAARTGEIGDGKIFISPVEQIVRIRTGEKNQEAI comes from the coding sequence ATGAAAAAAGTTGAAGCGATTATTCGCCCCTTTAAACTCGACGAAGTGAAAATCGCGCTGGTAAATGCGGGAATTGTCGGGATGACGGTTTCTGAAGTGCGCGGCTTCGGTCGGCAGAAGGGTCAGACTGAACGCTATCGCGGTTCGGAATACACGGTTGAATTCCTGCAAAAGCTAAAAGTTGAGATTGTGGTGGAAGATGACCAGCTTGATATGGTGGTAGACAAAATTATTTCCGCTGCCCGAACCGGAGAAATCGGCGACGGCAAAATCTTTATCAGCCCCGTTGAACAGATTGTGCGAATCCGGACGGGCGAAAAGAACCAGGAAGCGATTTAA